One genomic region from Ammospiza caudacuta isolate bAmmCau1 chromosome 1, bAmmCau1.pri, whole genome shotgun sequence encodes:
- the VPS4B gene encoding vacuolar protein sorting-associated protein 4B isoform X2, which produces MAANTGNLQKAIDLASKAAQEDKAGNYEEAFRLYQHAVQYLLHVVKYEAQGDKAKQSIRAKCTEYLDRAEKLKEYLKKRGKSAPKPVKESGPAEGKGNDSDGEGESEDPEKKKLQNQLQGAIVMERPNVKWSDVAGLEGAKEALKEAVILPIKFPHLFTGKRTPWRGILLFGPPGTGKSYLAKAVATEANNSTFFSVSSSDLVSKWLGESEKLVKNLFQLARENKPSIIFIDEIDSLCGSRSENESEAARRIKTEFLVQMQGVGVDNEGILVLGATNIPWVLDSAIRRRFEKRIYIPLPEDHARAAMFKLHLGSTPNDLKDSDYRELGKRTDGYSGADISIIVRDALMQPVRKVQSATHFKKVKGPSVSNPNTMVDLFTPCSPGDPEALEMTWMEVPGDKLLEPRVSMADMLRSLASTKPTVNEQDLEKLRKFTEDFGQEG; this is translated from the exons ATGGCGGCCAACACCGGCAACCTGCAG AAAGCAATAGACCTTGCTAGCAAGGCAGCACAAGAAGATAAAGCAGGAAACTATGAGGAAGCCTTCCGCTTGTACCAACACGCCGTGCAGTATTTGCTCCATGTTGTTAAAT ATGAAGCACAGGGtgataaagcaaaacaaagcattaGAGCAAAATGTACTGAATACTTGGATCgagcagaaaagctgaaagaatatctgaaaaagagaggaaaatctgCACCAAAACCAGTTAAAGAGTCTGGTCCTGCTGAAGGAAAAGG GAATGACAGTGATGGGGAAGGGGAATCAGAGGacccagaaaaaaagaagctaCAGAATCAACTTCAAG GAGCAATTGTTATGGAGCGACCAAATGTCAAATGGAGTGATGTTGCTGGCCTCGAAGGTGCCAAAGAGGCACTTAAAGAAGCAGTCATCCTTCCCATTAAATTTCCACACCTGTTTACAG GCAAGAGAACGCCCTGGAGAGGGATTCTTCTATTTGGACCACCAGGAACAGGAAAGTCTTATTTAGCAAAAGCTGTAGCAACAGAAGCAAACAACTCTACCTTCTTCTCAGTATCTTCATCTGACCTTGTTTCAAAATGGTTAGGTGAAAGTGAAAA ATTAGTGAAAAACTTGTTCCAGCTTGCCAGAGAAAACAAACCTTCTATCATCTTCATTGATGAGATAGATTCCCTCTGTGGGTCAAGAAGTGAAAATGAAAGCGAGGCTGCTAGACGGATAAAAACAGAATTTCTAGTCCAGATGCAAG GGGTTGGTGTTGACAATGAAGGAATCTTGGTGTTAGGAGCAACAAACATACCCTGGGTTTTGGATTCAGCTATCAGGAGAAG GTTTGAGAAGCGTATTTATATTCCTTTACCTGAAGACCACGCCAGGGCTGCAATGTTCAAACTTCACCTTGGGTCAACTCCAAATGACCTAAAAGACTCAGATTATCGAGAGCTTGGGAAGAGAACTGATGGCTATTCTGGTGCAGATATAAGCATCATTGTCCGTGATGCACTGATGCAGCCTGTTAGAAAAGTGCAATCAGCCACTCACTTTAAAAAA gTAAAAGGACCATCAGTGTCTAATCCAAATACGATGGTAGATTTATTCACCCCTTGCTCTCCAGGTGATCCTGAAGCCTTAGAAATGACATGGATGGAGGTCCCAGGTGATAAATTACTGGAGCCTAGAGTTTCCATG GCTGATATGCTCAGGTCGCTTGCTAGCACAAAACCAACAGTTAATGAACAGGACTTGGAGAAGTTAAGGAAGTTTACAGAAGACTTTGGTCAGGAAGGCTAA
- the VPS4B gene encoding vacuolar protein sorting-associated protein 4B isoform X1 yields the protein MVSDHGKCSCTAVNDLFVLQKAIDLASKAAQEDKAGNYEEAFRLYQHAVQYLLHVVKYEAQGDKAKQSIRAKCTEYLDRAEKLKEYLKKRGKSAPKPVKESGPAEGKGNDSDGEGESEDPEKKKLQNQLQGAIVMERPNVKWSDVAGLEGAKEALKEAVILPIKFPHLFTGKRTPWRGILLFGPPGTGKSYLAKAVATEANNSTFFSVSSSDLVSKWLGESEKLVKNLFQLARENKPSIIFIDEIDSLCGSRSENESEAARRIKTEFLVQMQGVGVDNEGILVLGATNIPWVLDSAIRRRFEKRIYIPLPEDHARAAMFKLHLGSTPNDLKDSDYRELGKRTDGYSGADISIIVRDALMQPVRKVQSATHFKKVKGPSVSNPNTMVDLFTPCSPGDPEALEMTWMEVPGDKLLEPRVSMADMLRSLASTKPTVNEQDLEKLRKFTEDFGQEG from the exons ATGGTCTCTGATCACGGAAAATGCTCTTGTACAGCAGTTAATGATTTGTTTGTGTTACAGAAAGCAATAGACCTTGCTAGCAAGGCAGCACAAGAAGATAAAGCAGGAAACTATGAGGAAGCCTTCCGCTTGTACCAACACGCCGTGCAGTATTTGCTCCATGTTGTTAAAT ATGAAGCACAGGGtgataaagcaaaacaaagcattaGAGCAAAATGTACTGAATACTTGGATCgagcagaaaagctgaaagaatatctgaaaaagagaggaaaatctgCACCAAAACCAGTTAAAGAGTCTGGTCCTGCTGAAGGAAAAGG GAATGACAGTGATGGGGAAGGGGAATCAGAGGacccagaaaaaaagaagctaCAGAATCAACTTCAAG GAGCAATTGTTATGGAGCGACCAAATGTCAAATGGAGTGATGTTGCTGGCCTCGAAGGTGCCAAAGAGGCACTTAAAGAAGCAGTCATCCTTCCCATTAAATTTCCACACCTGTTTACAG GCAAGAGAACGCCCTGGAGAGGGATTCTTCTATTTGGACCACCAGGAACAGGAAAGTCTTATTTAGCAAAAGCTGTAGCAACAGAAGCAAACAACTCTACCTTCTTCTCAGTATCTTCATCTGACCTTGTTTCAAAATGGTTAGGTGAAAGTGAAAA ATTAGTGAAAAACTTGTTCCAGCTTGCCAGAGAAAACAAACCTTCTATCATCTTCATTGATGAGATAGATTCCCTCTGTGGGTCAAGAAGTGAAAATGAAAGCGAGGCTGCTAGACGGATAAAAACAGAATTTCTAGTCCAGATGCAAG GGGTTGGTGTTGACAATGAAGGAATCTTGGTGTTAGGAGCAACAAACATACCCTGGGTTTTGGATTCAGCTATCAGGAGAAG GTTTGAGAAGCGTATTTATATTCCTTTACCTGAAGACCACGCCAGGGCTGCAATGTTCAAACTTCACCTTGGGTCAACTCCAAATGACCTAAAAGACTCAGATTATCGAGAGCTTGGGAAGAGAACTGATGGCTATTCTGGTGCAGATATAAGCATCATTGTCCGTGATGCACTGATGCAGCCTGTTAGAAAAGTGCAATCAGCCACTCACTTTAAAAAA gTAAAAGGACCATCAGTGTCTAATCCAAATACGATGGTAGATTTATTCACCCCTTGCTCTCCAGGTGATCCTGAAGCCTTAGAAATGACATGGATGGAGGTCCCAGGTGATAAATTACTGGAGCCTAGAGTTTCCATG GCTGATATGCTCAGGTCGCTTGCTAGCACAAAACCAACAGTTAATGAACAGGACTTGGAGAAGTTAAGGAAGTTTACAGAAGACTTTGGTCAGGAAGGCTAA